From the genome of Muricauda sp. SCSIO 64092, one region includes:
- a CDS encoding carbonic anhydrase family protein gives MGKIKKVIILDENDTSVEIKPLVEEVLTAEQQKALSPDAVIASLKAGNERYVTNDLTARDHTEQIRKSTNGQYPKAVILSCLDSRVPVEDVFDKGIGDLFVARVAGNFVNEDILGSMEFGCKVASSKVIMVLGHEHCGAVKAAIDNVKLGNITAMLTKIRPVVESSDYSGDKTSSNPEYVHLVCVNNVRNTMEQIRKNSPILKEMEDSGAIKIIGGVYDMDTGKVDFL, from the coding sequence ATGGGAAAAATTAAAAAAGTCATCATTCTTGATGAGAATGATACTTCGGTGGAAATTAAACCCTTGGTAGAGGAGGTGTTGACCGCTGAACAGCAAAAAGCACTATCCCCGGATGCGGTTATTGCAAGTCTTAAAGCAGGCAATGAACGTTATGTTACCAATGACCTTACTGCCCGTGATCATACGGAACAAATCCGAAAAAGTACCAATGGCCAATATCCCAAGGCAGTAATACTATCCTGTTTGGACAGCCGCGTACCTGTTGAGGACGTGTTTGATAAAGGTATTGGAGACCTTTTTGTAGCACGCGTTGCCGGTAATTTTGTAAACGAGGATATTTTAGGCAGTATGGAATTTGGCTGCAAAGTAGCGAGTTCCAAGGTAATCATGGTTTTGGGACATGAACATTGCGGGGCGGTCAAAGCGGCCATAGATAATGTTAAACTGGGCAATATTACCGCCATGCTCACCAAAATAAGACCCGTTGTGGAATCCAGCGATTACAGTGGTGACAAAACCTCTTCCAATCCAGAATATGTGCATTTGGTATGTGTGAACAATGTACGCAATACCATGGAACAAATTCGAAAAAACAGCCCTATTCTTAAGGAAATGGAAGATTCCGGAGCCATAAAGATCATTGGAGGGGTTTATGATATGGATACCGGGAAAGTTGATTTCCTGTAG
- a CDS encoding SulP family inorganic anion transporter, whose amino-acid sequence MRSFYDSKYLKGDITGGLVAGVVALPLALAFGVQSGLGAIAGLYGAIAVGILAALFGGTNTQASGPTGPMTVVSAALVANAIDVAGSLQDAMGIILLSFLVGGALQIIFGLINIAGYIKYFPYPVISGFMSGVGLIIVILQLFPFVGLDSPKSTLKVIMDLPRLFGELNWQAFVLGVLTVIIYYVFPKITKAVPSALVALITVSIFAFFIQWNVPIIGEIPSGLPSLRLEGLFSVDSSAYFLVLEYGMVLAVLGSIDSLLTSVIADNMTKTKHNSNRELIGQGIGNMASALIGGIPGAGATKGTVVNINNGGKTKLSGTLHGAFLLAVLLGLSSLATYIPLAVLAGILIPIGFKIIDKKGLKHLRTVPRADAIVLLIVLFWTTFGSLVHAVSIGVTLAALLFMKRSSDIGEEGMRVGTLAGFDGEKPWDDEGDFFKRYQNNVYIKHLYGPLFFGFTSHFKEEVKKINEDIKVLIIRMDRVPYMDQSGLYALEYAILELSQKEIKVVLTGLQKQPQHLLMSIDIIPDLVPEQQIFGHIKDSFPWVSQTLRS is encoded by the coding sequence ATGCGTTCTTTTTACGACTCCAAATATTTGAAGGGGGATATTACCGGAGGTCTTGTGGCCGGTGTTGTCGCCCTACCCTTGGCCCTTGCCTTTGGTGTACAGTCCGGGTTAGGTGCCATTGCCGGATTGTACGGAGCCATCGCCGTAGGAATTTTGGCCGCACTTTTTGGTGGGACCAATACCCAAGCAAGTGGCCCCACAGGACCTATGACCGTAGTTTCCGCAGCATTGGTGGCCAACGCCATTGATGTAGCCGGAAGTCTTCAAGATGCCATGGGCATCATCTTGTTGAGTTTTCTTGTAGGCGGGGCATTACAAATCATCTTTGGCCTGATCAATATTGCAGGATACATCAAGTACTTTCCTTATCCCGTAATCTCAGGATTCATGAGCGGGGTTGGTTTGATCATTGTAATCCTGCAATTATTCCCTTTTGTAGGCTTGGATTCACCAAAATCCACCCTAAAGGTCATTATGGATTTGCCCAGACTGTTTGGGGAACTCAACTGGCAGGCATTCGTATTGGGGGTATTGACCGTAATCATCTACTATGTATTCCCAAAAATAACCAAAGCCGTTCCCAGTGCTTTGGTTGCTTTGATCACCGTTTCCATTTTTGCATTCTTCATTCAATGGAACGTACCTATTATTGGGGAAATACCTTCGGGGCTTCCTTCACTGCGTTTGGAAGGACTGTTTTCCGTGGACAGTAGTGCTTATTTTCTGGTCCTGGAATACGGTATGGTACTGGCCGTCCTTGGTTCCATTGATTCCTTACTTACCTCAGTGATTGCAGACAACATGACCAAGACCAAGCACAATAGCAATCGGGAATTGATAGGTCAGGGAATTGGTAATATGGCCTCCGCCCTAATAGGGGGCATTCCCGGAGCAGGAGCTACCAAAGGCACCGTGGTCAACATCAACAATGGTGGCAAGACCAAACTGTCGGGAACCTTGCACGGCGCTTTTTTGTTGGCCGTCCTATTGGGATTGAGTTCCTTGGCAACATATATTCCCCTGGCCGTTTTGGCCGGTATCTTGATTCCCATAGGATTCAAGATCATAGACAAAAAAGGATTGAAGCATCTAAGGACCGTACCCAGGGCAGACGCTATTGTACTTCTTATTGTTCTCTTCTGGACCACCTTCGGAAGTCTTGTTCATGCCGTGAGTATTGGAGTGACCTTGGCTGCGCTTTTGTTTATGAAGCGTTCCAGTGATATTGGCGAAGAGGGTATGCGAGTTGGAACCTTGGCCGGTTTTGATGGCGAAAAACCCTGGGATGACGAAGGCGACTTTTTTAAGCGCTATCAGAACAATGTTTATATCAAACACCTGTACGGTCCGTTGTTTTTTGGATTTACGTCCCATTTTAAGGAGGAGGTCAAAAAAATCAATGAGGACATCAAAGTATTGATCATTAGAATGGACCGTGTCCCCTACATGGACCAGTCCGGATTATATGCCCTGGAATATGCCATTCTAGAACTCTCACAAAAGGAAATTAAAGTGGTCTTAACAGGGCTTCAAAAGCAGCCACAACACTTATTAATGTCCATTGACATTATTCCGGATTTAGTGCCTGAACAACAAATATTTGGTCATATCAAGGATAGTTTTCCTTGGGTATCACAAACATTGCGGTCTTAA